A portion of the Edaphobacter lichenicola genome contains these proteins:
- a CDS encoding histidine kinase, whose amino-acid sequence MGALDQPSTAGLIGQTYGFAVGTALATLLMVLVWRSGGADRRSRFLFVACILIADLSGLAKNVALVLYVSPKSPLAGQIRSIGFIAAAMLPLSIMTIWRNNAVLGVRRRIGNALVIYSASSGFLIAACLAVGSWTPSYLSSDWMSGVLLNQDFVGNLTIYNGLLLILVGAIFLLPGTLDNLTDRIAISLMIAGLFLSSVSAALDAYVSLPLALAHIIRIARFQSLVLVVIGSLFYFSRFRAADIFAKHAMRLLLGSILAMIVAFVTLGPIASMSHVTASPRAVTLLGAAMIAGCAMLLYLHLGRWTDLLVERRIFGKRDTQLAIREFSDHLGVLESKAIVLTTTQALAVEVLGMKSDEVSVRDIERLDREPNCVSLPILHQGDNLYLAVPLTGNRRILLTAEVESLREIALHAGRRLDELDREEERMASLRLESRLSRQLVEAELRALRAQINPHFLFNSLNTIAALISLEPEKAEKFTVRLAKVFRYVLLHADRPLSAIDEEMDFLRTYLEIEQIRFGERLLVEFDVERAIAHTAVPSLILQPLVENAIKHGIAPKIGTSRILVQAKRRNGLILLSVEDDGIGLFASKNQLGRSLSSADFGAGVGLQNVRERLQTMYGAAANLSLVNIQGGGSRATLEIPVGE is encoded by the coding sequence ATGGGCGCACTGGATCAACCATCGACGGCGGGCTTGATCGGACAAACTTACGGGTTTGCGGTCGGAACAGCGTTAGCGACGCTGCTGATGGTGCTTGTCTGGCGGTCGGGAGGAGCTGATCGCCGTTCACGCTTTCTTTTTGTAGCCTGCATCCTGATCGCGGATCTTTCGGGTTTGGCTAAGAACGTTGCGCTGGTACTCTACGTTTCTCCCAAATCTCCTTTGGCAGGACAGATACGGTCTATCGGTTTTATTGCGGCTGCCATGCTCCCGCTGAGCATCATGACCATTTGGCGAAACAATGCGGTTTTAGGAGTTCGGCGCCGAATTGGCAATGCTCTTGTCATCTACTCGGCATCGAGCGGGTTCCTTATCGCCGCATGTTTGGCAGTTGGAAGCTGGACACCGTCGTATTTGTCGTCCGATTGGATGTCCGGGGTGCTTCTGAATCAGGATTTCGTGGGAAATCTAACCATCTACAACGGGCTGCTGTTGATCCTGGTTGGAGCGATTTTCTTGCTGCCGGGAACGCTCGACAATCTGACAGATCGCATTGCGATTTCCCTCATGATTGCGGGACTCTTCCTGAGTTCTGTAAGCGCGGCATTGGATGCCTACGTCTCTCTGCCCCTAGCTCTTGCACACATCATCAGGATCGCCAGATTCCAAAGCCTCGTACTCGTGGTCATCGGCTCCCTGTTTTATTTCTCTCGCTTCAGAGCAGCCGACATCTTTGCAAAGCATGCGATGCGGCTGTTACTCGGCTCAATTCTTGCCATGATTGTGGCTTTCGTTACTCTAGGTCCTATCGCATCCATGAGCCACGTGACAGCGTCTCCGCGCGCTGTCACGCTCCTTGGTGCGGCCATGATTGCCGGGTGCGCCATGCTGCTCTACCTGCATTTGGGACGATGGACCGATCTCCTCGTTGAGAGGCGAATATTCGGGAAACGCGACACCCAACTCGCGATCCGGGAGTTTAGTGATCATCTCGGCGTTTTGGAATCCAAAGCCATCGTCCTAACCACGACGCAGGCCTTGGCCGTTGAAGTGCTCGGTATGAAGTCCGACGAGGTTTCGGTGCGGGACATCGAGCGCCTGGATCGAGAGCCCAACTGCGTATCGCTTCCAATTCTGCACCAAGGAGACAATTTGTACCTTGCTGTGCCGCTTACGGGAAACAGGCGAATCCTTCTCACTGCCGAAGTTGAGTCTCTGCGGGAGATTGCTCTTCATGCGGGCCGTCGTCTCGATGAATTGGATCGCGAGGAAGAGCGCATGGCGAGTCTCCGCCTCGAAAGCCGGCTGAGCCGACAACTTGTCGAGGCAGAACTCCGCGCATTAAGGGCCCAGATCAATCCGCATTTCCTTTTCAACTCTCTGAATACAATTGCTGCCTTGATCTCTCTGGAACCTGAAAAGGCCGAGAAATTTACCGTGCGTCTCGCAAAGGTTTTTCGGTATGTGCTGCTTCATGCTGACCGTCCACTTAGTGCCATCGACGAAGAGATGGATTTCCTGCGAACCTATCTGGAGATAGAACAAATTCGGTTTGGTGAACGGCTGCTAGTTGAGTTCGATGTGGAAAGAGCCATCGCCCACACGGCGGTCCCTTCCCTGATCTTGCAACCTCTGGTCGAGAATGCGATCAAGCACGGGATCGCTCCGAAAATCGGTACGAGCAGAATCCTGGTGCAGGCGAAGCGCCGAAATGGGTTGATATTGTTAAGCGTTGAGGACGACGGCATCGGACTTTTTGCGAGCAAGAACCAGTTGGGGCGATCGCTGTCGAGCGCAGACTTTGGCGCTGGTGTCGGCCTGCAGAACGTTCGCGAACGGCTGCAAACAATGTATGGCGCCGCTGCCAATCTCTCCCTCGTCAATATTCAGGGCGGTGGCAGCCGGGCGACATTGGAAATTCCTGTTGGAGAGTAA
- a CDS encoding AraC family transcriptional regulator, with protein sequence MDVLAESLRTLQMKTEVYGRLELSAPWGIKLDLAHPGYFHAVSRGSCWLEIEGKRIALAAGDWVFILGGSSHVLRDSPKTRPRPLPEIYATHGGQCGGILRYGGQGTQTTLISFSFVFKGTWLNPVLAALPRVLHVKGDGFVATRWVESVVQLVAAEMEAGRPAHEIVVTRLADVLFIHALRAHIQARPTEEGGWLRALEDPQLGLVLQQLHERPSSPWTVKAMAKVASMSRSMFAARFQRIIGESPLTYLTRWRMHFAMQLMAESNQSLRSIAGAVGYDTDGAFGKTFKRYVGSTPGAYRLQLREKPESAKRR encoded by the coding sequence ATGGATGTTCTGGCAGAATCACTGCGCACCCTACAGATGAAGACTGAAGTGTATGGCCGGCTGGAGTTGAGCGCACCTTGGGGCATTAAGCTCGACCTTGCGCACCCCGGATACTTCCATGCTGTTTCTCGCGGAAGTTGTTGGCTGGAGATCGAAGGAAAGCGCATCGCGCTCGCGGCGGGCGATTGGGTTTTTATTTTGGGTGGCTCGTCGCACGTCCTTCGCGACTCGCCGAAGACGCGACCCAGACCTTTGCCCGAGATCTATGCGACGCACGGCGGCCAATGCGGAGGAATTCTGCGTTACGGCGGCCAAGGAACGCAGACCACGCTCATCTCCTTTAGTTTTGTGTTCAAGGGGACATGGCTTAATCCTGTTCTCGCCGCTTTGCCCCGGGTGCTGCACGTCAAGGGCGATGGCTTCGTGGCCACCCGTTGGGTCGAGTCCGTCGTCCAACTTGTTGCGGCAGAGATGGAGGCAGGGCGGCCAGCGCACGAGATTGTGGTCACACGGCTCGCCGATGTTTTATTCATTCACGCGCTACGCGCGCACATCCAAGCGCGCCCAACAGAAGAAGGCGGATGGCTGCGAGCGCTGGAAGATCCTCAACTAGGTTTGGTTTTGCAGCAGTTGCATGAGCGGCCCAGCTCCCCCTGGACCGTGAAAGCCATGGCGAAGGTCGCGAGCATGTCGCGCTCGATGTTTGCAGCGCGTTTTCAAAGAATCATTGGAGAGAGTCCCTTGACGTACCTCACCCGGTGGCGGATGCACTTTGCGATGCAATTGATGGCTGAGAGTAACCAATCGCTGAGAAGCATCGCTGGGGCTGTTGGGTACGACACAGACGGCGCGTTCGGAAAGACTTTCAAGCGATATGTCGGTAGTACTCCCGGAGCGTACCGCCTTCAGCTTCGCGAAAAACCAGAATCTGCGAAAAGGCGCTGA
- a CDS encoding antibiotic biosynthesis monooxygenase family protein, whose translation MKPVTQINALSIKPEKIDEFFEADRRYIASASLPKGLIGSRLYRSLDGKSAVRVSQYESVEAHKEYHHSEALRQQIDLLRTFVDSSSPGLYEEAYTTGDFK comes from the coding sequence ATGAAGCCAGTAACACAAATCAATGCCCTTTCGATCAAACCCGAAAAAATCGATGAATTCTTCGAAGCGGACCGGAGATACATTGCGTCGGCCAGTCTGCCAAAGGGCCTGATCGGTAGCCGACTGTACAGAAGTCTGGATGGCAAATCAGCTGTGCGGGTGAGCCAGTACGAATCTGTCGAAGCCCACAAGGAGTATCACCATAGCGAGGCTCTCCGGCAGCAGATCGACCTGCTGCGCACCTTCGTTGACTCCTCGAGCCCCGGCCTTTATGAGGAGGCTTACACCACGGGCGATTTCAAATAG
- a CDS encoding NAD(P)-dependent oxidoreductase, whose protein sequence is MKLLILGATGKTGRELVTQALERGFEVTALVRSPLKIKIKDDRLTVVTGSPLDKEILRKVVPGNDAVLSALGHPDLKESYLVTEAAQTLITVMNTSNDKRFMILSSTLVSAGGSFMTRIPRYLTRHALNDSAQMEKIVGSSSLAWTIIRLVRLTNESVAPYRIFENEPPAVSPSISRKSVAACMLDLVADQAYVQKTISVCKLR, encoded by the coding sequence ATGAAGCTACTGATCTTGGGTGCGACAGGTAAGACCGGCCGCGAGCTTGTAACGCAAGCTCTTGAGCGGGGCTTTGAGGTGACAGCGCTTGTTCGCTCCCCTCTTAAAATCAAGATTAAGGACGATAGGTTAACAGTCGTGACGGGCAGTCCACTCGATAAAGAGATTCTCAGGAAGGTTGTGCCAGGGAACGACGCTGTGTTGTCCGCTTTAGGCCACCCGGATCTCAAGGAAAGCTATCTTGTCACCGAAGCTGCGCAGACTTTGATAACAGTAATGAACACCAGCAATGACAAGCGCTTCATGATTCTCTCATCGACGCTCGTCTCCGCCGGTGGAAGCTTCATGACAAGAATTCCACGCTATCTCACTCGACACGCATTGAACGATTCGGCCCAGATGGAAAAGATTGTAGGGTCATCCAGCCTCGCTTGGACAATTATTCGACTAGTGCGGCTAACGAACGAATCGGTAGCCCCTTATCGGATCTTTGAAAACGAACCTCCGGCCGTGAGCCCTTCTATATCGAGGAAGAGCGTAGCCGCATGCATGCTTGATCTAGTTGCCGATCAGGCTTATGTTCAAAAAACCATTAGCGTTTGCAAACTGCGATAG
- a CDS encoding GNAT family N-acetyltransferase — translation MKIRMAEDKDIPAVTEIYNEVLRTSTAIYRDEEASIDERVLWWQSQQQKGYPLFIAEEDDQVLGFASYGDFRPWPGYRFTVEGSIHLRPDARRHGTGTKLFEELIAHARAAGKHMLIAGVDAENLPSRSFMEKFGAERAGHLKEVGYKFGHYLDLLLFQIRLS, via the coding sequence TTGAAAATCCGAATGGCCGAAGACAAAGACATTCCCGCCGTCACCGAAATCTACAACGAAGTGCTGCGCACTTCGACTGCCATCTATCGAGATGAAGAGGCGTCAATAGACGAACGCGTGCTGTGGTGGCAATCCCAGCAGCAAAAGGGTTACCCGCTATTCATCGCAGAGGAAGATGACCAAGTCCTGGGATTCGCCTCGTATGGCGACTTCCGTCCATGGCCGGGTTATCGATTCACGGTTGAAGGTTCGATCCACTTGCGGCCTGACGCTCGCCGCCATGGAACCGGAACAAAGCTCTTCGAGGAGTTGATTGCGCATGCCCGTGCGGCTGGAAAACATATGTTGATTGCTGGCGTCGATGCCGAAAACCTCCCGTCTCGCAGCTTCATGGAGAAGTTCGGAGCCGAGCGTGCCGGCCATTTGAAAGAGGTGGGATACAAATTTGGCCACTATCTGGACCTGTTGCTCTTTCAAATCAGACTTTCATAA
- a CDS encoding DoxX family protein, with amino-acid sequence MTTKSLNLTYWITTSTFCLMMAASGVLYLTSIGFKERFAHLGFPSYFRIELALFKLAGVAVLLLPFPRFLKEWAFAGFFIVLLSAFIAHLASGDGPKKAMAPVSMTVLLAVSYMVFSMMGRK; translated from the coding sequence ATGACTACCAAATCGCTCAATCTCACCTACTGGATCACAACCTCGACATTTTGCTTAATGATGGCGGCGTCTGGTGTGCTCTACCTGACAAGCATCGGCTTCAAAGAAAGATTTGCGCACCTAGGCTTTCCATCTTATTTCCGAATTGAGCTTGCCCTCTTCAAACTCGCCGGCGTAGCCGTGTTGCTCCTTCCATTTCCTCGGTTCCTCAAGGAATGGGCGTTTGCGGGATTCTTCATTGTTCTGCTGTCTGCATTCATCGCACACCTGGCGAGCGGGGATGGCCCCAAGAAAGCAATGGCACCCGTGTCCATGACGGTCCTCTTAGCCGTCTCGTACATGGTCTTCAGCATGATGGGTCGTAAGTAG
- a CDS encoding ABA4-like family protein produces the protein MNPNLLFKLANNAALIGWILLIFLPRWRWSARLIAPVLIPVLLAVLYAFLVITQFGHSPGGFSSLSSVGLLFQNRGMLLAGWVHYLAFDLFVGSWEVRDAQRIGIAHYLVAPCLVLTFLFGPAGWLLYVMIKSVALRTIGIEGDDAAQASFS, from the coding sequence ATGAATCCCAATCTACTATTCAAATTGGCCAACAATGCGGCCTTGATTGGGTGGATATTGCTGATCTTCCTTCCTCGTTGGCGCTGGTCTGCCCGCTTGATTGCTCCGGTTCTGATACCTGTATTGCTCGCTGTTCTGTATGCGTTCTTGGTCATCACGCAGTTTGGGCACTCCCCTGGAGGATTTTCCTCTCTTAGCTCAGTGGGTTTGCTGTTCCAGAACCGGGGCATGCTCCTCGCTGGGTGGGTCCACTATCTTGCCTTCGATCTCTTCGTGGGAAGTTGGGAAGTCCGAGACGCCCAGCGAATTGGGATTGCGCATTACCTTGTCGCCCCATGCCTCGTCCTGACATTTCTCTTTGGTCCGGCCGGCTGGTTGCTTTATGTGATGATCAAAAGCGTAGCGCTTCGCACTATCGGAATAGAAGGCGATGACGCCGCGCAGGCCAGTTTTTCCTAA
- a CDS encoding MarR family winged helix-turn-helix transcriptional regulator, giving the protein MKQKERLPKDLVGRLFAAIRGVGDQGELTRAVIAEVLGLNKTDLAGVDFLYSQDGTCTAGELSRATGLTSGSTTALIDRLEKAGYAVREDDPTDRRRQIVRLSDKAHARCEAVYEPIRKEMFKLWSNYNAFELELIVRFLNEGTKLHGTGLERLRSTRFDSPAKKAQSLPKARKRP; this is encoded by the coding sequence ATGAAGCAAAAAGAAAGACTGCCCAAGGATCTAGTCGGTCGCCTATTCGCCGCAATCCGTGGAGTCGGGGACCAAGGAGAACTGACTCGCGCGGTGATCGCCGAAGTCCTCGGCTTGAATAAGACGGATCTCGCTGGGGTCGATTTCCTCTACTCGCAAGACGGGACTTGCACAGCAGGAGAGCTGTCTAGAGCCACGGGACTGACCTCAGGATCGACGACGGCACTAATTGATCGGCTGGAGAAAGCGGGCTATGCCGTAAGAGAAGACGACCCGACTGACCGCAGGCGGCAGATCGTTCGCCTGAGTGACAAAGCTCATGCTCGCTGCGAAGCAGTTTACGAGCCTATCAGGAAGGAGATGTTCAAACTCTGGTCGAACTATAACGCGTTCGAGCTGGAACTCATCGTGCGGTTCCTCAACGAAGGCACCAAGCTTCACGGTACCGGCCTTGAGCGTCTGCGCAGTACCCGGTTCGATTCTCCCGCAAAAAAAGCGCAGTCATTACCCAAGGCAAGAAAACGTCCGTAA
- a CDS encoding ester cyclase, whose protein sequence is MKLVTETNFLLINSDTIDEFREAERSYTALANRPKGVIGMRNIFLIVALLAATAVAHPQSEVKPEKSGDMSAEIANHKQAVTILFEECFSQGHIERLPDVIASDYQGSNGQSGPPVFAAIITGIRTYLPDARYTLEDMVAEGDRVAVRWRLEGTQDGPFHGFPATHKHVTTSGMAIFQFKTNRIASSWILNDSLRFMQQIGALPSEIKPPTQPTK, encoded by the coding sequence ATGAAGCTGGTAACTGAGACCAATTTCCTTCTGATCAACTCCGACACAATCGACGAATTCCGCGAGGCAGAGCGAAGCTACACTGCGTTGGCCAATCGACCGAAAGGGGTGATCGGCATGCGCAACATCTTCCTAATCGTCGCTCTGCTGGCGGCAACCGCAGTCGCTCACCCGCAAAGTGAAGTCAAGCCGGAAAAGAGTGGAGACATGTCTGCTGAAATAGCGAATCACAAACAAGCCGTCACGATACTGTTTGAAGAATGCTTCAGCCAGGGCCATATCGAGCGTTTGCCAGATGTGATTGCCTCAGACTACCAGGGATCGAACGGACAAAGCGGCCCACCTGTATTCGCAGCCATAATCACCGGAATTCGCACTTATCTCCCGGATGCTCGTTACACATTGGAAGATATGGTCGCCGAGGGTGACCGGGTGGCTGTTCGCTGGCGGCTAGAAGGAACACAGGACGGCCCGTTTCACGGGTTTCCAGCGACGCACAAGCATGTCACAACCTCCGGGATGGCTATCTTTCAATTCAAAACAAATCGGATCGCAAGTTCGTGGATTTTGAACGATTCACTTCGATTTATGCAACAGATAGGAGCCCTGCCAAGTGAAATCAAACCTCCGACGCAGCCCACAAAGTAA
- a CDS encoding SDR family NAD(P)-dependent oxidoreductase yields the protein MSTRNSRFNRRAMLGFTAAAVTGAVAACSKSTPLGAVAAPRRRRFENKVVIVTGATSGIGRAAAVAFAAEGGKVGFCGRRENLGREVEQEIRSKGGEGTYVRADVRIEAEVKQFVDQIVARYGRLNIAFNNAGITLEKPLHEYSSGEWDDVIHTNLRGTFLAMKYEIPYMLANGGGNILVTASSNAIATTEKKSAYTASKRGLVGLVQSAALDYVEKGIRVNALIPGTTDTALVRRVAHMENVPDPVWEAAAGANAKLHIPMGRMASAQEVATFALALASDDFPYMTGAQMVIDGGKTAHAG from the coding sequence ATGAGCACAAGAAATTCTCGTTTCAATCGAAGAGCAATGCTGGGATTCACGGCGGCGGCCGTGACGGGTGCCGTCGCGGCCTGTAGTAAATCCACCCCACTAGGGGCGGTTGCTGCACCGCGAAGACGCCGATTTGAGAACAAGGTTGTCATCGTTACAGGTGCAACGTCGGGAATTGGCCGAGCCGCTGCGGTAGCCTTCGCTGCGGAAGGCGGGAAGGTCGGATTCTGCGGCCGACGCGAAAACCTGGGCCGCGAAGTAGAGCAAGAGATCCGCTCGAAAGGCGGCGAAGGGACGTACGTCCGTGCGGATGTACGGATCGAAGCCGAGGTCAAACAATTTGTAGATCAGATAGTGGCTAGATATGGCCGTCTCAACATTGCCTTCAACAATGCCGGCATCACGTTGGAGAAGCCGCTGCACGAGTACAGTTCCGGAGAATGGGACGATGTCATTCACACGAACCTACGCGGAACCTTTCTGGCAATGAAGTACGAGATCCCTTACATGCTGGCAAATGGCGGCGGGAACATCCTCGTAACAGCATCGTCGAATGCGATTGCCACGACCGAAAAGAAATCGGCATACACCGCCAGCAAGCGAGGGCTGGTTGGCCTCGTACAATCGGCGGCGCTGGATTATGTGGAGAAAGGCATCCGCGTCAATGCGCTCATCCCTGGCACGACAGACACGGCCCTTGTCCGCCGCGTCGCCCATATGGAGAACGTCCCAGATCCGGTTTGGGAGGCAGCAGCCGGAGCGAACGCCAAACTTCATATTCCCATGGGCAGGATGGCTTCCGCCCAAGAGGTCGCCACATTTGCTCTTGCGCTGGCATCAGACGACTTTCCGTATATGACAGGTGCGCAGATGGTGATTGACGGCGGAAAGACCGCTCATGCGGGCTAA
- a CDS encoding peroxiredoxin: protein MTFTSRRDWFKQSMMAAGAGVLPQEDFTKLPANLPVPMDDGACDHLLGMPVPSILLPSTHGNVVNLAALKQDRIIVYCYPRTGEPGKPSPDGWGAIPGARGCTPQSCSMRDNYQAVLNRNAEVFGLSTQTTEYQTEAATRLHLPFALLSDEHL from the coding sequence GTGACGTTTACGTCAAGGAGAGATTGGTTTAAGCAATCGATGATGGCAGCAGGAGCCGGAGTTCTCCCGCAAGAGGATTTCACAAAATTGCCCGCGAACCTGCCGGTTCCAATGGATGACGGTGCCTGCGATCATCTTCTTGGGATGCCCGTGCCGTCGATTCTCCTCCCGAGTACACATGGGAACGTTGTGAATCTTGCGGCGTTGAAGCAGGACCGGATCATCGTATATTGCTATCCGCGGACCGGGGAGCCCGGCAAGCCGTCACCCGACGGCTGGGGTGCCATTCCGGGAGCTCGTGGATGCACACCGCAGAGTTGTTCGATGCGCGACAACTATCAGGCCGTCTTGAACCGGAACGCAGAGGTCTTTGGCCTCAGCACGCAAACCACGGAATACCAAACTGAAGCGGCTACCCGCCTCCATCTTCCATTCGCGCTACTCTCTGATGAACATCTCTGA
- a CDS encoding LysR family transcriptional regulator: MSLSQIDLNLLLVLDTVLSERSVVRAAQHLHVTPSAVSNSLARLRSLLGDPLVIRSGRGIVPTPHAASLAPALKRALSELESLVQKDPFDPLTTTKQFTLALADATTMARFPEIVKLVMKEMPCAQLRAVGIDTYVSSGGVSSMEIDAALIAREEKAPGAHMMPLYKESSVLAARRGNPHTGGRIAKSRLAALQHVDVQVAPGRGYSELAQTYMRLGIDRRVAVTVPNFIAAAVVIAKTDLVATIPSTLMELLGERFGLRVIVGPVPKIATQIKLVWHERTDNDPAMRAFREVVTRAVLKSLGKAEQ, translated from the coding sequence GTGAGCCTATCTCAAATCGATCTGAATCTCCTTCTGGTCCTCGACACGGTGCTTTCGGAGCGCAGCGTCGTGCGCGCGGCGCAGCATCTTCACGTGACGCCGTCGGCGGTCAGCAACTCACTTGCACGTCTTCGCTCCTTGCTCGGGGATCCTCTCGTGATCCGGAGTGGCCGCGGAATCGTTCCAACGCCGCATGCGGCGAGCCTCGCGCCAGCCCTCAAGCGCGCTTTAAGCGAACTCGAAAGCTTGGTACAGAAGGATCCTTTCGACCCGTTGACCACTACTAAGCAGTTCACGCTTGCCCTCGCCGATGCAACCACGATGGCTCGCTTTCCGGAGATCGTGAAGCTGGTCATGAAGGAGATGCCGTGCGCTCAGCTCCGCGCAGTGGGTATCGACACATACGTTTCGTCCGGCGGCGTTTCCAGTATGGAAATCGATGCCGCGCTGATCGCACGAGAAGAGAAGGCGCCCGGGGCACATATGATGCCGCTGTACAAAGAGAGCAGCGTCCTGGCCGCGCGTCGCGGCAACCCCCATACCGGTGGGCGAATTGCGAAATCACGACTCGCTGCGCTTCAGCACGTCGATGTGCAGGTAGCACCCGGCCGCGGATATAGTGAGCTTGCCCAAACCTACATGCGGCTCGGAATCGACCGGAGGGTTGCGGTGACCGTGCCGAACTTTATTGCCGCTGCCGTCGTCATCGCAAAGACGGATCTTGTGGCGACCATTCCGTCAACCCTGATGGAACTTCTCGGAGAGCGATTTGGGCTGCGTGTGATCGTCGGACCTGTGCCAAAGATCGCCACGCAAATTAAGCTCGTCTGGCACGAACGCACAGACAACGATCCAGCGATGCGGGCGTTTCGTGAAGTGGTGACAAGGGCGGTCTTGAAGTCGCTTGGTAAAGCGGAACAATGA
- a CDS encoding DUF2141 domain-containing protein: MIRARFLGKPMSLFLVLSLLFTVPLPALSPNPATLTIHIVNARNAKGVMRVALFRSPEGFPGDASKALRTQPARIDPQTLNAQAVFSGVPQGTYAVMVFHDENNDGKLDKNMLGIPKEGYGASNSAAKKMHAPVFNEAKFSLTSDQSVEVKLIY, translated from the coding sequence ATGATAAGAGCAAGGTTTCTCGGTAAGCCCATGTCCCTATTTCTGGTTCTGTCGTTGTTATTCACGGTGCCGCTCCCGGCGCTATCGCCGAACCCGGCCACCTTGACCATTCACATCGTCAACGCCCGGAACGCGAAGGGAGTGATGCGAGTCGCATTGTTCCGCAGCCCCGAAGGTTTTCCCGGAGATGCATCTAAGGCGCTCCGCACTCAACCCGCGAGGATCGATCCTCAGACGCTGAACGCTCAAGCTGTCTTCTCTGGGGTTCCGCAAGGCACCTATGCAGTCATGGTGTTTCACGATGAAAACAACGATGGCAAGCTCGACAAGAACATGCTCGGGATTCCAAAAGAGGGTTATGGCGCTTCCAACAGCGCTGCCAAGAAGATGCACGCACCTGTGTTCAATGAGGCCAAGTTCTCTCTCACCTCCGATCAAAGCGTCGAAGTCAAGCTGATTTATTGA
- a CDS encoding LytR/AlgR family response regulator transcription factor: MQIRSFLADDEQAARLRLRRLLEAYPQIQIVGEATNGIEAVEAIERLQPQLIFLDIQMPGLNGFEILRALSKDIARPLTIFVTGFHEHALEAFRARAIAYLLKPIEEEHLREMVERAGHLLASISSLEEEDRNVNRLLGDDPTPMEQIVARKANRVFLLDPTEALFFYMDAGIVRVRVENDTYWVNYQLGELDQALESRGFFRARRSSLVNLKRVKEIRSDPRGSFVLVMCDAKHTEVEVSERQGRALRTRIPGL, translated from the coding sequence ATGCAAATTCGCTCGTTCCTGGCCGACGATGAACAAGCTGCCCGCCTGCGCTTGCGAAGGCTATTGGAGGCCTATCCACAGATTCAAATCGTCGGTGAGGCGACGAATGGAATTGAGGCGGTGGAGGCTATTGAGAGACTGCAACCTCAACTGATTTTTCTCGATATTCAGATGCCGGGACTGAATGGCTTCGAGATATTGAGGGCGCTGTCAAAGGACATAGCCCGTCCGCTGACCATCTTTGTTACAGGCTTCCACGAACACGCGCTAGAGGCATTTCGGGCGCGCGCTATCGCCTACCTTCTAAAGCCTATCGAGGAGGAACATCTGCGAGAAATGGTCGAGCGAGCTGGGCATCTTCTCGCTTCGATCTCCTCCCTTGAAGAGGAAGACAGGAACGTCAACCGTTTGCTGGGGGACGATCCTACTCCTATGGAACAGATTGTCGCCAGAAAAGCGAACCGGGTTTTCTTGCTGGACCCGACAGAGGCGTTGTTTTTCTATATGGACGCTGGGATTGTTCGGGTACGGGTCGAGAACGATACATACTGGGTCAACTATCAACTTGGAGAACTAGACCAAGCGCTTGAATCAAGGGGGTTCTTCCGCGCCCGCCGCTCTTCTCTCGTCAATTTGAAGCGGGTCAAGGAGATTCGTTCAGATCCCCGCGGCAGCTTTGTTCTTGTTATGTGCGACGCGAAGCACACCGAGGTCGAGGTAAGTGAGCGACAGGGGCGCGCGCTTCGCACTCGTATCCCCGGTCTCTGA